The DNA window gaggagaaggagagggcgagggagagggagagagagttgttgaggaagggggagggatatagggagagggaatcaaagggTTTCATTTGTCTCAGAATCTGGATGAAAAAGTGAAGATCATTTTGTGCTGAAGACCATTGGTCGGCTTCATGTGATCTTCAAAAGTATGTTCATCTCTTCCcttgaatgacttttgtttaCGTTGCTTGTAGGTTCGTCAAGCGCAGAAGGGAGGACAACAACTTGTGCTGGAAGTCGAGATGGTAGCAGGACCAACAGTCAATAAGGCAACAACACTTGGAAACACAATCAACATGTTCAGATATTTCTACATCCAGTCCTGGAGGATCTCAGAGCTCAAGCAGGGGTTCTGCCAACCCCTAAAATGTATGTACGAATCCTGAGACACTTCCACAACGGCATGTTGGCCAAAGTCATGGGGATCAGTggcgcatgcacgcacacacacacacacgcacacgcacgcacacacacacacacacacacacatgcacgcacacacacacacacgcacacacatgcacacacacaggcatgcacacaggcacacacatgcacacacacatgcgcgcacacacacgcacacacacacacacacacacacacaggcacgcacacacgcacacacacacacacacacacacacacacacacacacacacatggaaaATTCAATCAAAATAGAAAGAAGAAACCCCCCCACACGCATGACCAtacaaccccccccacctccccaccaacaTACTCTCCCACACATGCCACACACCCCCTCATTATCCCCCATAAACACCCTTCCAATCACACACCCCACAACCCCCATCCCTACACACCCCACACTCACCCACGTACTCTCCCCCACGCACACACAATCCACAACACCCCCTCACTATCCCCAAGACACATCCCCCATACACACAAGGACCCCCCATAAACACAACtcatcccccccacacacactcttaCATACCCTTCCACAAACACACCCGATGAacaccacccccacacacaaccccctcaCACCCCATACACATGCCCCTTCACAAACACACCCCCACATACTCACAACCCCTCACAAACAACTCCTAGACACACAGTCCCCACACACATCTCCATACAACACCCATACACAGCCCCACCCACACATCCTACCAACAAATACAGCCCCACACATACCCCAATCACACACCACTCTCCACACACTCAGCCCCACATGCTCCCACACACACCtcgacacatacacacataccccCACCCATGACCCAATACACACTACCCTCACACTCCCCCAAAACCCTCTGCATtcaccccccacacccacacacatatactACCCCATGCATTTTCCATCCAtcacccaccccctcacccccattcCCCAACTCCTTCCCCAATAGACCAGCATTAGATCACAATCAACCTTATATGTTAACAACAGTACATTTGATGTGGAATATTATATATCTGGTGGCTTctgcaatgtgtgtgtgtgtgtgtgtgtgtgtgtgtgtgtgtgtgtgtgtgtgtgtgtgtgtgtgtgtgtgtgtgtgtgtgtgtgtgtgtgtgtgtgtgtgtgtgtgtgtgtgtgtgatgtttcgctgaaagaaagaggtgcgccctgagcagttcttgattccgggatgacttccaaagacgatgggtttggtccctgtctttgttgggaccacccctcagttgggatgagaagttagatccatcaagagCACCTCTGGGAGAGTGGGTTGCCATTCTCCTTCGAggaagtaaatttcctgttaaaaaggggacgctgacggatggtttttggctgctggccacagccttacgccactctgttcagcgtgaagcagaatcagttcagcgagaagtagaatctcagcataagagagagcaactagaggaggagctagaagccctgcgacaacgctgttccatgatgagtgagattgtttgcaccagtcaggaccgagccaaagaatgggaggataagcatgtccaaacgatctgccgtaatattaaactccggcagcagctctgtgcagataaagaaaggcatggagtagaacccgatccacatcgtattcgtgccatgataaggaatggcgacgatcc is part of the Narcine bancroftii isolate sNarBan1 chromosome 12, sNarBan1.hap1, whole genome shotgun sequence genome and encodes:
- the LOC138747010 gene encoding uncharacterized protein isoform X1; the protein is MTLFQMYFSFERPQVRQAQKGGQQLVLEVEMVAGPTVNKATTLGNTINMFRYFYIQSWRISELKQGFCQPLKSGSCWLKAFDSGEPPCGQPGV